The Planctomycetota bacterium genome contains the following window.
CGGCCACGAGAACCAGAAGAGGAACAAGGAGAACGTTTGCGCGAGCGCGAAAAGCGAGGAGCGCCGCCCACACGATCGCCTCCCCTAAGGCAACCGCGCACCACAGGAACATCCCGCCGCCGAGATAATCCGCCGCCAGGATGCCGGCGAGGAACGCCACCGCCGCAGGAACGAGCGGCTCATAGCGACGTGGGGATTGCTCTTTCGGCCGGATCGGTTTTCTCCTCTACCCGCGCCCGCTGCGCCGCCTCGCGGCAAAATCCTCTGCGCGCTCGCAAAGGGCCTTGAAGAGAGCAAGATGGCGCGGCTCGTGGACCAGGTCTTCGGCGTGCCACTGGACGCCCAGGACGAAGCGGCCCCGGTCTTCGCTCTCGATGGCTTCGATGAGGCCGTCCTCGCTCCGCGCGACGATGCGCATTCCGCGGCCCGGCTCGCGGACGGCCTGGTGGTGGCGGCTGTTGGTTTCGAGCGGCCCGCCGGCCTCGCCGGCCGTCGAGGCGGGCTCGGGGCCGACGATTCGCGCGAGCAGCGAGTCCGCTTCAATCGTCACGACGTGCGTGACGGGGCGCTGCGTTGTCCCGTCGTGCCTGTCCGCGTTCGGCTCGTCGGGGACGTGCTGAATGAGTGTGCCACCGCGGTGGACTGCCAACTCCTGGATGCCGAGGCAGACGGCGAGGACCGGCAGGCCGCGCGCATCCGCTTCCTCCAGGAGCGCGAGGTCCGCCTCCTGCCGACGCGGGTCCATGAGGCGGGTCTTCGGATGTTTCGGTTCGTCCCAGAGGGCGGGGTCGAGGTCCCGCCCGCCCGCGAGAAGCAGCCCGTCGGCGTCCGCCAGGCGATTTGCCGGCGGCGGCCCCGACTCCGGAGGCTGAAGGACGAGCGGTTCTCCGCCGGCGGCCTGGACGGCCCGCGCGTACGCCTCCGATTTCTTGCCGACGTCGGCCGTGACGGCGATGCGCGGCTTCACGTGCCCTCCCGCTTGAGGACCCGTCCGGGCGTCGCGCCGGTGTGCCGGCCGTCGGCGACGACCTGCTCGCCGTTGACGAAGACGTGGCGGATGCCGTCCGGGGCGGCCCACGGATGCTTGTACGTTGCACGGTCGGCGATGCGGTCGCGGTCGAAGACGACGATGTCGGCCCAGGCGCCCTCGATCAGGCGCCCGCGGTCTTTGAGGCCGACGATGTCGGCCGGCAGGCGCGTGAGCCGGCGAATCCCCTCGCGCCAATCCATCAACCCCAGGTCGCGGACGTATGTGCCGAGGAACCGCGCCGCCGTGCCATAGGCCCGCGGGTGCGGCAGGCCCGCGCGTTCGGCGGCGGCGTCGGGCCTGCCCGCCGTAGCCTCGGCGAAGGCGGGCGGCAGGTGCCGCAGGCTCGAATCCGACCCGATGGCCACGTACGGTTCGGCGAGGATCGCCCGCAGGTTCTCCTCGCTCATCGAGAGGTAGGTCGCGTTGACCTGGGTCTGGTGGTCTCGGAGGAGGTCGAAGGCGGCCTGGAGCGAATCTCCTCCGGCGCGGTCGGCGAGTTCGCGCAAGGTTTTGCCGACGGCGTCCTGGGGCCGCTCGGGATGGACGGCCGCGATGGTGATCCGGTCGAAGTAGTCGGGCTCGGGATGGGTCTTGCGGATCTCCTCGACGATTCGGCGGCGCGTCGCGGGGTCGGCGAGGCGCGCAAGTTCCTCTTCGCGGCCGCCCTCGACGGCCCACTTCGGAAGCAGAAGCGAGTCCAGGTCCGTCATGCTCGCCAGGTAAGGATAGCGGTCGGCCGAAACGTCGAGGCCTTCGTCGCGTGCGCGGCGAAGGCGGTCGATGGCCTGGCCGGCCTTGGGCCAGTTCCTCGGTCCGGAGGCCTTGAGGTGGCTCACCTGGCCTCGGACGCCGCTGGAGCGGACGACCTCGAGAAATTCGTCGATCGCCTCGAGCAGGCGGTCGCCTTCGCTGCGAATGTGGCTGGCGTAGTAGCCGCCCGCCTCGGCCACGGGCCGGGCCAGTGCGATGAGTTCCTCGGTGTCGGCGTAGCAGCCGGGCGGATAGATGAGGCCGGACGAGAGGCCGAACGCCCCGGCCTGGAGCGCTTCGTCGAGGAGTCGCCGCATACGTCGGCGTTCGTCGGCCGTCGCCGGCCGGCCGGCGTAGCCGACCACCGCGGCCCGCAGGGCCCCGTGGCCGGCGAGAAGCGCGCGGTTGACGCTGGAGGGGGCCGAAGCGGCGCGGGCGTAGTAGCCGGCGGCGGAGTGCCAGTCGATCGCCAGGCCGTGCGCCCGCCACTCGGCCTCGCGGCGGTGGAGAAACTCTCCGACGAGCGGAAACGGGCTCGCCCCGCAGTTGCCCGAGACGTCGGTCGTCACGCCCGCGAGGACCTTGCTTTCGGCCAGAGGGTACACGAAGGCGGCAAACTCGCTGTGGCAGTGGATGTCGATGAATCCCGGGGCGACCGTGAGGCCCGTCGCGTCGAGGTCGCGCGGAGCCGGTTCGAGGACGGGCGCGATTTCGGCGATGCGCCCGCCCGAGAGGCGGAGGTCGGCCCGCCGAAGGCCGAGGTCGGCATCGAGGAGCGCTGCGCCGCGGATCGTCCAGGTTTCGGACATGGGTTCTCGAAGGCCGGACCGCCGGCGTCAGCAAGGCTTGAGGATATCGATCGCCTCCCCAACCGTCGGGCACACGGGGAGGAGTTCCTCCAGCCGTGCGTGCTTCAGGACCCTTGCGACGTTGCCCGCCGCTCCGGCGAGCGCCAGCCGGCAGCCGCGATCCGCCAGGTGCGCGTGAATGTTGATGAGCATTCCGAGGGCGGCGCTCGTGAGGAATCGGACGCCCGACAGGTCCAGGACGAAGGCGTCGGCGGCGCCGGCCTCGATGGCGCGGCGCAGGTCGACGCCGAGGCGGCCGATCAGGTCGGCCTCGGTCACGTCGTCGGCGTGGACGGTCAGGACCTCGACGGCGCCGCGTTCGCGGCGTGACGAGACGAGCGACGGGCGGCCGGCGTTCAAGAGACGCCTCCTCGTTCTACAACGCTATCTCAACGCAGAGATCGCAGAGAGCGCAGAGACAACCTCTTGTTTCACAACAACTTGTCCCGGCGCGCCGGGGCACGGCGTGTGTGGCACGGCGGGCCTTGCCCCGCCGTGCGCCGAGGCACGGCCGGGCAAGACCGGCCGTGCCACACCCTTTTGATCCCTTTGACAGCCGTTCTCTGCGTTCTCGGCGCTCTCTGCGTTGAAGAACACAGTTTAGGAGCGCTACTGGTTGCTGCGGAAGGCCTCGACGGCCGCGGCCGCGTCCTTGTAAATGTCGAACACCGTGTCGAGTTTTGTGATGCGGAAGACTTCCATGATCTCCGGCTTGATGCCGGAGAGTTTGATCTGCCCTTTCTTCTGCATCACGCGGCGCTGGAGGCTGATGAGCATCCCCAGCGCGCTCGAGGAGAGGTAGTTGACCTGCGAGAAGTCGACGACGAACTTTTCCTCGTCGGCCGCGTCGATGAGTTCTTTCAGGCCCGCACTCACCTGCTCGATGATGACGGCGTTGAGCATCTGGCTCTGGCGGAAGATGACGACCAGGATGCCGTTCACCCTTTTGGTCGCGTACAGCGCGTCGGTTGACATTTTGCAGACCTTTCCTTGAGATGCCCCGCGGCTCCCGGCGCGCCGGGACCGGCAGCACCAACCATTTTGCGGACTCCCGGCCCTGTGTCAACAAAAAGCCGCGGCTGCGCCGACGCACGGCCGGACAAGACCGGCCGTGCCACACGGCGCGCCTTATTTAGCCCCCGGTGAATACACCGGGGGCGCCGCCGGCGGCGGGCGGGGCGTTACAGCCGGTCCTTGAGGTCCCGCAGTTTGTTGAGGGCATCCAGAGGTGTCAGGCGCTCCAGGTCGAGGCGGCGTCGAGGCGGCGCAGTTCCTCGGCGACGGCGGACTCGGCGCCC
Protein-coding sequences here:
- a CDS encoding gamma-glutamyl-gamma-aminobutyrate hydrolase family protein (Members of this family of hydrolases with an active site Cys residue belong to MEROPS family C26.), giving the protein MKPRIAVTADVGKKSEAYARAVQAAGGEPLVLQPPESGPPPANRLADADGLLLAGGRDLDPALWDEPKHPKTRLMDPRRQEADLALLEEADARGLPVLAVCLGIQELAVHRGGTLIQHVPDEPNADRHDGTTQRPVTHVVTIEADSLLARIVGPEPASTAGEAGGPLETNSRHHQAVREPGRGMRIVARSEDGLIEAIESEDRGRFVLGVQWHAEDLVHEPRHLALFKALCERAEDFAARRRSGRG
- a CDS encoding D-aminoacylase yields the protein MSETWTIRGAALLDADLGLRRADLRLSGGRIAEIAPVLEPAPRDLDATGLTVAPGFIDIHCHSEFAAFVYPLAESKVLAGVTTDVSGNCGASPFPLVGEFLHRREAEWRAHGLAIDWHSAAGYYARAASAPSSVNRALLAGHGALRAAVVGYAGRPATADERRRMRRLLDEALQAGAFGLSSGLIYPPGCYADTEELIALARPVAEAGGYYASHIRSEGDRLLEAIDEFLEVVRSSGVRGQVSHLKASGPRNWPKAGQAIDRLRRARDEGLDVSADRYPYLASMTDLDSLLLPKWAVEGGREEELARLADPATRRRIVEEIRKTHPEPDYFDRITIAAVHPERPQDAVGKTLRELADRAGGDSLQAAFDLLRDHQTQVNATYLSMSEENLRAILAEPYVAIGSDSSLRHLPPAFAEATAGRPDAAAERAGLPHPRAYGTAARFLGTYVRDLGLMDWREGIRRLTRLPADIVGLKDRGRLIEGAWADIVVFDRDRIADRATYKHPWAAPDGIRHVFVNGEQVVADGRHTGATPGRVLKREGT
- a CDS encoding STAS domain-containing protein; this encodes MNAGRPSLVSSRRERGAVEVLTVHADDVTEADLIGRLGVDLRRAIEAGAADAFVLDLSGVRFLTSAALGMLINIHAHLADRGCRLALAGAAGNVARVLKHARLEELLPVCPTVGEAIDILKPC
- a CDS encoding STAS domain-containing protein, yielding MSTDALYATKRVNGILVVIFRQSQMLNAVIIEQVSAGLKELIDAADEEKFVVDFSQVNYLSSSALGMLISLQRRVMQKKGQIKLSGIKPEIMEVFRITKLDTVFDIYKDAAAAVEAFRSNQ